AAGAAGCCAACCCCAACATTCTGCCCTTAGTCACTTGATAAGTAGGAGTACAGCACATACTTGCCCTGCCATACATTCTATCCTTGTGTGCATATATAATATGGGTCGATCCATGACGATTCAGTATTGTGCAGTTCTGTTACTGCCTGTGGCCCTCCTTGTCCTCGCAGGTAGCTCACCGGTGGTGGCTCAGCTGGAGCTCGGCTACTACAGCAAGACATGCCCGAACGTCGAGGTGATCGTccgcaaggagatggagaagatcaTCTCGGCTGCACCCAGCCTTGCTGGCCCGCTCCTCAGGCTTCATTTCCATGACTGCTTCGTCAGGGTAAGTATTCTTTTCTGAGTGACGTTTCCCTTCCAATTATGACAACGTGGGACTCTTTTTTTAAGTTATAACAACGTCGATTCACAGCAGGGTTGTGACGCGTCTGTGCTGCTCAACTCCACTGCGGCCAACCAGGCAGAAAGGGACGCCATTCCGAACAGGAGCCTGCGAGGCTTTGGTTCCGTAGAGAGAGTGAAGGCCAAGCTGGAAGCTGCCTGCCCCAACACGGTTTCCTGCGCCGACGTCCTCACCCTCATGGCCCGCGACGCCGTTGTGCTGACCAAGGGCCCCTTCTGGCCGGTGGCGCTCGGGAGGCGAGACGGTAGGGTGTCCAGTGCAAATGAGGCGGCCGACCAGCTGCCTCCGGCATACGGAGACATACCACTGCTCACCAAAATTTTTGCCTCCAAAGGTCTCGATACCAAGGACCTAGTTGTCCTCTCCGGCGGCCACACCCTCGGCACGGCGCACTGCCGGTCTTACGCCGGCCGGCTCTACAACTTCAGCAGCGCTTACAGTTCAGACCCATCCCTCGACAGCGAGTACGCCGACCTGCTCAGGACGCGCTGCAGCAGCGTCGACGACAAGACCACGCTTACCGACATGGACCCCGGCAGCTACAAGACCTTCGACACGAGCTACTTCCGCCACGTCGCCAAGCGGAGGGGGCTCTTCCAGTCCGACGCCGCGCTCCTCACTGACGCCGCAAGTAGGGACTACGTCCAGCGCATCGCCACCGGCAAGTTTGACGACGTGTTCTTTAAGGAATTTTGCGAGTCCATGATCAAGATGGGAAACGTCGGCGTGATCACCGGTGCTGACGGGGAAATCAGGAAGGAATGCTACATCGTCAACTAAAGAATTATCGGCTACTAGaatctatgatttttttttttaaatgtaaTCTGCACACGATAGTAGGGCGCATATGTATCTGTACTCATTTTGATGTATTAATTATTGTTGCAAATTCATTCCATGGTGGTAGATATATTAAAGCACACATTATTATATATTGTGGTAATGTTTATATATTTTTCAACCTTTAAGTTGCACTAAAGTTAGATTTTCAACACTGAACTacaaaattcgggtaatgaacACCCTCCAACCTTTGAAACACTACTATAGAACATACAATCAGCGTTGGACGTCCAAACCATCAGTGTTGGCTATGCTAGAGCTATCAGTGATCATACTTCACACTTCACTGTCAGGTTGTATGCCAAGGATCAGAACAATGAATATATGAACATTATTCACCCTATCACTGTCGCCTTGACCCACAACAGGAAAGTAATATAGCACTGTGGTTTGCACAAGAACCAGTTCTGATTTAATCCACAATCCATAATTGATTGCTGAGGGGTGTGTGGGTCGAGTTAACAACTCCTAGCTTCCCTCGGTGGTGTCCTTTATCAAGTAGCTCTATCGtcatgctcctcctcctcctccttgtcgcCCGCCGCCTCACAAGCGGAGGTCATCCTCCATCTAGGGAGACGACGGTGGACTGTTTTCGCTTGAGCCCACGTCGCCATCACTCTTTCAAACTTGCAGTAGTCGTTCCTCGCTTGAGGAGTCATTGACTCATTGTCCAACACAACTTGGAGCCAGTCATTGTTGGAGAGGTGCTTTGGTGTGTAGGACTATGGAGTGGTGAAAGAAGATTGCATATCGCTCCTATTTGTACTGAACTGTGAGCACCTCTTCAGTTTCCCGGTCAATGTGAGGAATGGTTGCGATACACGAGACAGGTACGGACGACGGTCATGATGCCTAACGT
The nucleotide sequence above comes from Miscanthus floridulus cultivar M001 chromosome 18, ASM1932011v1, whole genome shotgun sequence. Encoded proteins:
- the LOC136522407 gene encoding peroxidase 1-like gives rise to the protein MGRSMTIQYCAVLLLPVALLVLAGSSPVVAQLELGYYSKTCPNVEVIVRKEMEKIISAAPSLAGPLLRLHFHDCFVRGCDASVLLNSTAANQAERDAIPNRSLRGFGSVERVKAKLEAACPNTVSCADVLTLMARDAVVLTKGPFWPVALGRRDGRVSSANEAADQLPPAYGDIPLLTKIFASKGLDTKDLVVLSGGHTLGTAHCRSYAGRLYNFSSAYSSDPSLDSEYADLLRTRCSSVDDKTTLTDMDPGSYKTFDTSYFRHVAKRRGLFQSDAALLTDAASRDYVQRIATGKFDDVFFKEFCESMIKMGNVGVITGADGEIRKECYIVN